A section of the Tenrec ecaudatus isolate mTenEca1 chromosome 10, mTenEca1.hap1, whole genome shotgun sequence genome encodes:
- the LOC142457926 gene encoding transcription factor BTF3-like isoform X1 — MKEMIMNQEKLAKLEARVRIGGTGTARRKKKVVPRTATADDQKLQCSLKKLGVNNISGIEEVNMFTNQGTVIHFNNPKVQASLAGNTITITGQAETKQLTEMLPSILNQLGADSLTSLRRLAEALLKQSMDGKAPLATGEDDDDDEVPDLVENFDEASKNEAN; from the coding sequence ATGAAAGAGATGATCATGAATCAAGAGAAACTCGCCAAACTGGAGGCACGAGTGCGCATTGGTGGGACAGGAACTGCCCGCAGAAAGAAGAAGGTGGTTCCCAGAACAGCCACGGCAGATGACCAAAAACTGCAGTGCTCCTTAAAGAAGCTCGGGGTCAACAATATCTCTGGTATTGAAGAGGTGAATATGTTTACAAACCAGGGAACAGTGATCCACTTtaacaaccccaaagtccaagcaTCACTGGCTGGgaacaccatcaccatcaccggcCAGGCTGAGACCAAGCAGCTGACAGAGATGCTCCCCAGCATCTTGAACCAGCTGGGCGCAGACAGCCTGACTAGCTTAAGGAGACTGGCTGAAGCACTGCTAAAACAATCTATGGATGGAAAGGCCCCACTCGCTACAggagaagatgatgatgatgatgaggttCCAGATCTTGTGGAGAACTTTGATGAGGCATCCAAGAATGAGGCCAACTGA
- the LOC142457926 gene encoding transcription factor BTF3-like isoform X2, with the protein MKEMIMNQEKLAKLEARVRIGGTGTARRKKKVVPRTATADDQKLQCSLKKLGVNNISGIEEVNMFTNQGTVIHFNNPKVQASLAGNTITITGQAETKQLTEMLPSILNQLGADSLTSLRRLAEALLKQYLVENFDEASKNEAN; encoded by the exons ATGAAAGAGATGATCATGAATCAAGAGAAACTCGCCAAACTGGAGGCACGAGTGCGCATTGGTGGGACAGGAACTGCCCGCAGAAAGAAGAAGGTGGTTCCCAGAACAGCCACGGCAGATGACCAAAAACTGCAGTGCTCCTTAAAGAAGCTCGGGGTCAACAATATCTCTGGTATTGAAGAGGTGAATATGTTTACAAACCAGGGAACAGTGATCCACTTtaacaaccccaaagtccaagcaTCACTGGCTGGgaacaccatcaccatcaccggcCAGGCTGAGACCAAGCAGCTGACAGAGATGCTCCCCAGCATCTTGAACCAGCTGGGCGCAGACAGCCTGACTAGCTTAAGGAGACTGGCTGAAGCACTGCTAAAACAAT ATCTTGTGGAGAACTTTGATGAGGCATCCAAGAATGAGGCCAACTGA